GGTAAGGATTGGCACCTTTCTCCCACAGTATCTCAGAGCTTTTTTAAGTTCTATTGATAGAGACAGGCAACAGGGCATCTCAGAAAGTCTCCTAAAAAAACCGAGCGCTAAAACCACCTCCTGTTTTCTCCAAAGAAATCACTTCAGAAACAGAGGCCCTTTGTGAAAAGCCAGAAGATGAAACAAAAGAGATGATAACTCAGGACCTGGACACCAAGAATGCCCCAGAACAGCAGCCTGAGGTATTTTCTCTTCCACTTCTTGTTCGAACTTGCTGGGTTTTGGGAGGAATAGGCTGCTCTATGACCTGGAAGGTCCTAAGCAACCTTCTCTTTGCTGCTTTCGAGCACGATCTTGCCTGGTAGAAGTGACTCTTGGTAAAGGACTGGAATGCACAAATGACAGCAGGTGCATGGACCAGCTCAGGAAAACCTCAGGGCAGAACCAATTCCAAGTGCGTCTTATTCGGtggagggagagcaggacagTTAGGAGATAAAGGCTGGAGCTATGTGGGTGTGACTGATCTTAAAAACCACTGGAGACAGAAGAGCCACGTGGCTCTGTGAGTACTGATGAAAGCTGCCCTCcttcttctgaaaaatctgtGACCTTTTTCATAGGTTTCATTTGATACAAACAATGTTTAAAGGCTACCTGCAGACTGACAAATTTATGTTTCTTCTGTAGGGTCTTGTGCTCAGTTTTGTTTGCTGACCTTTCTAAAATGCTTGTGTGCTTCTCTTGAAGGGGATTTGTGCATTGTCCCAGGAGAAACAGCAGCCTGCTCTACCATCAGTTAAGGATTACAGTCTCTCCGAGTTGTTGTCCCAGTTGGATTCAGGGATTTCACAGACTATGGAAGGCCCTGAGGATCTCAGCCGCAGCTCTTCTGAGTCCAAACTTGCCTCCAGTGACAAGCGCCTTTCAGGAGTTTCATCTGTAGATTCAGCTTTCTCATCCAGAggctctctttccctttcttttgaaAGGGAGAGTTCAGGTAATGGTCAGGTTTTCCTTTGTAGTTGTTTGGACTGGGGCATGGGAGTCAATGGTTTGGAGAGTAGAATAACATTCTGGAAATTACTGTTAGCCTTGCTTTCTCTTGCTGTCAGCACTACAAATTTGTTTACTGGAGGTagttatttaaaaggaaaaaataaaaattaaaaaaattttgtggTTCCCAAATATGATCTAATGAGAAATAGTAAATCCCATTTACTTTTGTAAAGGAATAAACTCCCATTAAAGCAATTACAGAATCAGTCATGTAGAGGTTGGTTGGAAGGGAGGTGACTAGTTCACTAGTCCAGCATCCCACTTGGCATTAAAGCCACTGCCCAGTCAGGTCAGCTGAGTTTGTGGCTTTTTCAGTTATACTAAGCCTAAACCTGAGCACCTTAGCTTTTGAGAGGACTCAAGCCACCCTCTCAGCAACCCCAATGACCACTGTAATAAAGAGCCCCTCACTTTCCAGTCCAGTGCTGCAAACCCCAGacatttgttttccagttaGGTAAAAAATGGTTAGTGCAGGGAGATGAACCACAACATCCTTCAGTCTTCATGCCACAAGAGACAGAGTTAATGGGGGCCCAGATCTGACCTGAAAATGTTCTGGGACtcctgtggggtggggggatggattgctctgcaggcagctcatTGCCTAAGACACGGACAGGTAAGGTGTGACGAGTATCAGAATTGTGATGCTGTCTTTTCCATAGAATCttagaacggtttgggttggaatggacctttaATGAGCAGAGATACCTTCAACTAGATGAAGCtaaatgtttccagggatggggcatccaccacctctctgggtaacctgttccagtgtttcaccaccctcaaaaatctttttcttccttttatccaTTTAGATATTGGTACTACAGACATACAGAAGAGGAAGCTAACAGAGGCAATTTTATCTGGAGATACCAGCAAGCTGATGAAGATCCTCCAGCCTCAAGATGTTGACATTGTTTTAGATGGGAACTCCCAGTCTTCTGCAACTTGGCTGTTGAAGCAGGTCAAGAAGAATGTGTCAAGTGGCTCCTGCTGTACAATGCTAACCCTAACCTCACCAACAAGAAAGGGTCCACTCCTCTTCACATAGCCAttgagaagaaatttaaaagcattGTGGAGCTGATTATGGCCAGGAAAATCAACGTCAATGCCAAAGATGAGGACCAGTGGACTGCTCTTCACTTTGCTGCCCAAAATGGGGATGATTTCAGCACCAAAATGCTGCTTGATAAGAATGCATCCTTGAACGAGGTGGATTTTGAGGGCAGATCCCCCATCCACATAGCCTGCCAGTACGGCCAGGAGAACATTGTGCGGATCCTGCTGAGAAGAGGCGTCAACGTGAACATCAAGGGAAAGGACGACTGGGTGCCCCTTCACTACGCTGCCTGGCAAGGCCACCTCCCCATCGTGAAGCTGCTGGCCAAGCAGCGCGGCGCCGACGTCAACGTGCAGACCGTGGACGGAAGGACCTCGCTCCACCTGGCCGCCCAGCGGGGTCACTACCGCGTCGCCCGCCTCCTCATCGACCTGGAGTCGGACGTCAATGTCCGGAACGGGCTCCTGCAGACTGCTCTCCACATAGCTGCTGAAACTGGCcacaccagcacctccaggctgctcctcaAGCACGGGGCAGACATCGAGGCTGCCACGGCAGAAGGATACACGGCCCTGCACTTGGCATCTCGCAGCGGCCACTTAGCCACAACAAAGCTGCTGATGGATGAAAGGGCCAGTGTTCTAGCCAAAGGCCCTTTAAGTAGGACAGCACTACACCTTGCGGCAGAAAACGGGCACTCTGAAGTAGTAGAAGAACTTGTCAGTGCAGAAAATATCAATATTTCTGACAGTGAGGGGTTCACAGCTCTCCACCTGGCTGCGCGAGGGGGGTACGCGAAAACAGTGGAGGTTCTCCTGAAGCACGGGGCTCACACTGACATGCCGAGAGCCAGATGTCAGACCCTGCTCCCgcctgctcagcagagcaggaataGCTCACTTACCGCGTTGTTAAGTGACACTTAATCAGAAGGTGCCGAGTGGTGCCTTTTTTACCTGGTGtgaggaggctgctggagctcGGCTCTTCAGGGCCTTCTCCAGTTGTGCAGGGGTGCACTGACCagtggtggcagctgctggacTGAGGTGTTTGAGTGTGACTGAGGCCAGGAGCAAGGCCAAGAGCTGGAGTCTGCCACGCCGTGGTCTGTGTCGTTCATTCTATGCCTGCCAGCCCTGCATGGATCCAGACATTCCCCTCCCAAGGACGTTGTGAGAGAAGGATGCAATTTCTGCAttccccctgcttttttttttttaatgtgccaAACTAATTTAAGAACTAAcattatgcttttttttattttcctcaaaacaaaaagaaaaaaaaaagatggcatAGATTCGTGGTTCATTGCAGTGATTGATATTTTGGGCTGAAAGCCTCCAGTGTATAGAGTACAACACCAATCTGCTTGAAATAAATGCAGGAGTTGAGGAAAGGGCTGTTTAAGGTACAGTTAATCAGGCTTCTGCTACATTTTTAATAGAGACATTGATTACAGATTTCCATGTACTCAAAGTTTATGAGGCAGACTTAATAACAAGGCAGGATTCCAAAAATAATAAGCAGAAGTAAAAGCCTAACACTGCTGTCTTCATGTACAGTACTACCTTGTATGTATCCTGAGATCAGTAAACTGGACTAGGTACTTAGTGGTTTGTCTTAAATGAACAAGTCAAAAGCTGAAATTCATACTGAactggaactggatggtctgTTCTAACACCGTTGTACCAATTTGCAGAACACTGTTTGGAGGGGCTGATGACTAGAACTGATATACTGTGTATATAGGATTTCTACCTGttgtatgcttttttttctactgaagaAAATAGATTGCTTAGAGTGGGTATGTTTTAATACACCTTTTAATTTCACTCCTTTCGAAGTACAAATGTGGCCTGTTATTAATAAAAGATCATGTTCCACAACTTGTCTGTATTTTGGAGTCGATAAAGCAACTAAAAACCCATtgaccagcagcagcagaacacaacTGTTAGTGGTCATACAGTGGCctgggttagaagggaccttaaagaccccCTgacctgggcagggacaccttccactcgatcaagttgctcagagctccatccaaacTTGCCTTGAATGATGTTGAAGCCCAAATTGTTGACATGTAAAGCTGCCCTCATTTTTGCATTCCCTGCAGCTTTACAGAAAGTAAGGAGCTTGAAGGAACGGGGGGTGTTTGTTATTTACGGAATAAGAATGTAGAATAAAGCCTCACATAACCTGACCTTTATGCCTGTAACACAACGATGTACAACTGAGATGGTTTCCTCTTCTGCTGTAGCTGTTCCTGGAGAATGAAATAGTGTTAAAAAGTAGATGGTGAAGCCACACTCATGCCACTACATGGTGGCTACAAATAATACCTCTCTTAGAGCATGGCAATCCCAGTAAGCTCCTAAAGGTGCTGACAGTGAAActtcttcagcaaaaaaaaaaaaaccctgtcatTTTCCTACTGCTTTCTTCCACGTCTTTGGAGACCAACCAATAAGGTGGCCATGTTTCATTAAGCTGTGCTTAATCAGTGTCTCAGTAGAGCAAATTCAACCACAGACCACTTGGTCTCTCAAGCTTAAACATTTGGCTTAGCCTAGCACACATCATTCCCTTCCATTTCAGAGTCTCCTGAACAGTGAGATTAAGGACACTTAAATTCCAGTACTTGCCCAAACTGCAAAAGAGCTGCAAGACCAGGTAACAGCAGTCTTGCACCTCCTAATAAAGGTGGTTCACACCAGCAAGGGAAGGGGAAAGTACActtataaaatgcttttaaaacagctCAAACACTGCTTCGCCAGTACATTCCTTCAGTGCCTAATAATAATAGTACATTAGCTTCTAATTAAACATGAGGCCACACTCATGAGTCTCTATTTCCATGCTGTCTTTCACAATAGCAGGCACCAGCTATGCATTACAAAGAAGGCAACACAGCTGGCActagacaaaaaaaccccaaaggatTGCAATGACATGCTGCCAGTATTGGAGTgagtatttttctctgtgaaccAGCCTTCCTTGGGGGCAGGAGAGGTGAGTGGGGGTGCTAAACTGGCACTAATGCAGCAATTAGGAATTGGTGTTTTGTGAAGGTCTCTGACTTTTCTAGTCATATGTGCACTTGTCTGACTTAGCTGAAGTCTCTGGCTGTTGACCTAAGGCTTTCAGGCATTTCTTGTCTCTTTCCGATCTAAGgtgtgttctttaaaaaaaaaccctgtaggCTTGGGAGGTGGGTTGAGGTGGTGTGACACAAAGGGCTGCGTGGAGCTGAGCCTGCTCCAggtccccagctgctcccttgCAGTAGAGAGGGCTGAAAGATGAACATCAACTCTTTCCTTCTGACCTCCAAAATCAGGCAGAGGTTGCTTGCAGGGTTTTCTGCAGACACTGTGCTCATCTGCCTCCTTAGGGCTTCTGACTGTGGCCCCGGGTGGCTATTTCAGCCCAGGGAGAAAcgtaagaaaaaaagatacagtGAAATGATGTTCGTGACCATCACCTTCACCTTTTCATCTCTAGGTGTGGTTTTtctgcctgcacagccctggtggCATAGTCTGGGTTCCTGCCAGCGCCCGCTGGTGCCGTCTCCCCGTGcaggagccccagcagcagggaaggtgcCTCACACCATCCCCATTCCTCACTCCTCCGTCCCAGCCTCTGCCCCCGGGGgagagcacagcccctgctgcattacctgtctctgcagcagtttgttcccagcaccaggcagctttATTTACCTGCTGCTCAGGGCCGTGTTTGTACAGGCCTCGAGAGGACTCGACAAGCCTGCGGTTCAAACACGCTGCTCGGCGGTGGCGGAGAGGGCAGAGAATTGCTGGGTGATTGCAAAGAGGCCCCGAGGCAAACCTCAGCCCTTTCATTCctgcctcctctctcctctcttgcACCACCTTGGCTCCACTCAACATCAGGCTTGCAAGAAAAACAAGGCatgtgggagctgctctgcaaggCCTCCCTTAGCAGAGAGGACTGGAGGAGGGGGTATTTCCTCTCCTCCACACTACTTTAACCCCAGCTGGGTGGCATAAGGTGCAGACCAGCTCATGGTTGTCTCCAAAAATCCCAGGCAAAGCCTTCAGGTGCCAAAGTGCTCATGGGGTGCAAACCTGTGTTACCTCCCTGGTTGTCTGTGAGCTCAGCTGTTGATCAGAGCCCATTGTCCCTGTGCCTTGCGGAGGGAGTACCCAgcctttcccccccttccttGACTTTTGATATGTTTCTTTGAAGGACACCCACACAAGCAAGGAAGGCAGAGCAGTGGGTTCTTTAGACACCAGTCCTGGGGGTAGGGGGTTGAGGGAAGATGCCC
This Corvus moneduloides isolate bCorMon1 chromosome 2, bCorMon1.pri, whole genome shotgun sequence DNA region includes the following protein-coding sequences:
- the RIPK4 gene encoding LOW QUALITY PROTEIN: receptor-interacting serine/threonine-protein kinase 4 (The sequence of the model RefSeq protein was modified relative to this genomic sequence to represent the inferred CDS: deleted 3 bases in 2 codons), coding for MARDGGSPWAMGLLKTFEESEFSSWEKIGSGGFGQVYKVRHLHWKTWLAIKCSPSLHVDEKERMELLEEARKMEMAKFRYILPVYGICKEPVGLVMEYMETGSLEKLLASEPLPWELRFRIIHETAVGMNFLHCMSPPLLHLDLKPANILLDAHYHVKISDFGLAKCNGLSHSHDISMDGLCGTIAYLPPERIKEKNRCFDTKHDVYRSVNSFSIVVWGVLTQKKPFAEENNILHIMVKVVKGHRPELPAVSKSRPHSCNNLIKLMQKCWQDDPGERPTFQEITSETEALCEKPEDETKEMITQDLDTKNAPEQQPEGICALSQEKQQPALPSVKDYSLSELLSQLDSGISQTMEGPEDLSRSSSESKLASSDKRLSGVSSVDSAFSSRGSLSLSFERESSDIGTTDIQKRKLTEAILSGDTSKLMKILQPQDVDIVLDGNSQFCNLAVEAGQEECVKWLLLYNANPNLTNKKGSTPLHIAIEKKFKSIVELIMARKINVNAKDEDQWTALHFAAQNGDDFSTKMLLDKNASLNEVDFEGRSPIHIACQYGQENIVRILLRRGVNVNIKGKDDWVPLHYAAWQGHLPIVKLLAKQRGADVNVQTVDGRTSLHLAAQRGHYRVARLLIDLESDVNVRNGLLQTALHIAAETGHTSTSRLLLKHGADIEAATAEGYTALHLASRSGHLATTKLLMDERASVLAKGPLSRTALHLAAENGHSEVVEELVSAENINISDSEGFTALHLAARGGYAKTVEVLLKHGAHTDMPRARCQTLLPPAQQSRNSSLTALLSDT